The Thalassophryne amazonica chromosome 20, fThaAma1.1, whole genome shotgun sequence sequence AGGTCGGTGCTGGCTGACAGGTAGTCCTGGGTTAACACACACAGTATTGATTTTAAAATACAGAAATCTGCCTAAACTCTTGAGTTAAAAACAGACTCATGACCACCTGTAGTCCTTTATGAGCCAGGGCCCGTCTGTAAAAAGCTTTCTTGTTGGACGGTTCGAGCTCCAGCACTGAGTCGCAGTCCTGTTTGGCCTCTTCAAAGCGGTGCAGTTTGAGGAAACAAATGGCTCTGGACAAGAGGGAAGAAAAGGACAGAAGTAGAATATGTCCAGATGTCACCATATACTGGGTTTGAGAACCCATCAACTGGATACtaatttcttttggtttctcccatttttgctcggggtcaccacagaggATCCAATATAAACATCCCAACTCTCACAGGGTTTAACAGAAATGGAAATCATCAGTTAAAACGGCATCTGCCAACTTGAAATTTTACTCTTCTGTTCCGTCTCCAGCCTCCTCGTCAGGGGTTACTGACTCTGACCTGATTTCTCATTGGTGAGGTCTACTCCCCTGTGCAACATCTGCAACTGCTCTTCTCTGATGAGCTCGCtttttacgtccaccaaggacataataaaatcattggtgtttatttgtctgtctgtctgttagcagtcaaaactacttcagagattctcaccaaattttcaccactagATTTAGCCCATGGAAGACgccaatgaattttggaggtgatccggatccagattctggatcaggacttcactttgtagacttctgaagattacatcaaaactacttcacagatacaacatcacaatgtaaaaccaaggtcatgaagacactattttgtttcagcttgtgcaacatcttgatcagtcagaccattctggatcagtatgcaactattgcattgtgttgtggaatcgggATCCAGGTAAAGCCTGAgacatgatgtgaatcacatatctgttattttgagtcctcgtcaacccttggcggacatcagaaatctcgaattctcctgttttttttttttctgtttttgagtCATTTCTTCGTAACTGCATCAACACGTCTGTGTACTGAGTTTTCTCATTCCAGGGCCAGAGTGTGTTTCATGTCATGGATGAGGCATCCTGGAATTTTAAAACTGCAGTTGTCATTATAGCAAGCGTGGTTATATCTGATttatccagcaaaaaaaaatttaaaggctAGATTTGGTGAAGAGTTAATCTTATAGTGCCCTCTACTGATATTCGTATTATACTGTCCTTAATGGTAACTGGACACTTTCAGAATAGTAACATTCTTAACACAGTTGAAGTTTAATGAAATGGTGACCAACACGAGTAGGACTATAGATACGCCTCGTTCACACAATATCACTAATGTGAGCCTAACATTTGattccattgtgtgtgtgtgtgtgtgtgtgtgtgtgtgtgtgtgtgtgtgtgtgtgtgtgtgtgtgtgtgtgtgtgtgtgtgtgtgtgtgtgtgtgtgtgtgtgtgtgtgtgtgtgtgtgtgtgtgtgtgtgtgtgtgtgtgtgtttatcaacAGGATTATGTAAAAAAGAACTAACCTATTTTACTAAATTTATGGAGGGATGGGACATGGTTTCAAGGAAGAAGCTTTTAAATTTGGTTGTGGAACTGGATCAAGGGGCAGATTCAAAGTTTGATCattaatgttgattttttttttttaaatctttggtCAGGAAtacaggatcaaaggtcatgaaCATGGTTAATGGATCAAAATTCAGCAATAAAGATCAAAGTATTTTTTATTCAAAGGTCGGAAATCCAGCTCACAGGAAAGGAACATGATCAAAGatgtgtaatctggatcaaagggCAACAATAAGGAACcacgatcaggatcaaagataaaaGAATTATTAGAACCATCAGGATCAAAGGCGAGTCTGCAGTATCCCAGCATTCTTTACCAATAGATGTAGTTTAGTCCAAAGTATACCTGTACAAAATAAATTAGGGTGAATTAAGAGATGGAAAGTGATTTAGGGTTTAATTTACACAAAAGGGACTGTGTGGGCTGATTAACCAGGGACAAAAAGGGAACAACTCTATGTTGTCGGTACTCGGTCTCttcgaaggatccttgggtagcgCTGGAATGACATGTCAAACAGgtatttagggagactcagatgaggagtactaTTGTATTGTAAGGGAGCATCTATGACATTTTGTCCACGAGGTGAGCTTCACTGAACACGACCCAGCACACAGGATCTTTAGCCCTGCAGATCCCCAAAACTGGAAAAGCCCAAGAGGTTACCCACGCCTCACCAGGCTGTGGCAGCTGGCTGCTTTTCTGGAGCTCCTGGGTAGTGCCAAccaggacccaagatggttctgtagggtggtggatgtggtgacaggGGGCCCAGCACATAATCCTAGTCCATCCTAGTCTCAGCAGAGGTACAGTATAACTTATCTCAGTTATGCGTGTAATTCTAAGTATATATAGCCAAAGAGGTGTGTATTACACCCACATGCTTAATAAGATCGCTAATTTTCATCAACTCTGCAAGTGGAGTTCAGAAATTTGAACTCAGGGTGTGCGTATATAAAGTTATACGCATATCGGGCACTCCTGAGGAACATAAACATGTATGACTTGgctataaaacattgcagtacttatgcaatccattattttggcttttatattttatattttgtatGTAACATTGATCATGCAGAGATTTACATGGCGTTTTTGCACAGAGCTGTACAAGTGTTTATATATGAGCCATGCCATTGCATACTTCATGAGCGGGGCGTCCATGGCAGGTGTTTTGTTGCACATACCTGTTGGTGTAGACGGCACATTCCTTAGGTTTTATGGCGAGACATTCGCTGTACTTCTCCAGAGCGTCGCTGAAATGTCCTTGCTTCACCATCTCATTGCCTTCCTGTTTCAGTGCTGTGAAACGGGTTTCTCGTCTTCTTGCTGTTGCaattaaacaaaaaattaaaaatcgcCAATGAAAGAGCAAAAAAGTTCAAATTATAAGTAAAGTTTGGAAAAATTTACTGGGGGTTTTGGCTGGTTGACAGTCAGCAGTGAAATGCGATCGTAAATGACGATGTCCATCAGGATGCAAACAGTTTAAAATAGTTAACTGAAGCCATTGGATGAATCAACTTGTGCTTACTGAGCTCTGTGCTGAGGAAGCCACCATGTATCTTCTgactcagacacacagacacttgAACGTATCCACAGAGATCATCCTGATTCGGCCATCACCCAGTGACCCATTTATCGACATAATCAAACTGATTCATCTGAGCAGAAACTAATGCTTCAAATTCAACGTGCATGTTCATCTAATTTTGTGCACGGGTTTTAAATTCATCATCGCAGGTTCATGTGTGAATATACATGCATATATCATAGTACATGTGATAAATGCATGTGCAAGTGATAGGAAACCTGACCTGGATTGTTCCATTACAGCAGCACTACAGTCTGTGTGGATCACCTTCTCATCTACATTATTGAtgatccaccccccccccccccccccccacccccgctggAGCCTCTTCTCCACTGCTGAGGATTTACACACTGATTCTCTGACTGACTTCTGCTGCTGTGAAATCCCACAATTCAACAGTTTACTACTACAGATTTGACCAACCCCAGCTTGTCAAAGCGTGAAGGTTTCACATAGCTTTCATTCAGATTTTTATAGAGCAATTAGACCagctgtgtgaatgtgtgtgattTGTGGAGGTCTTTATATAGCTTGTGCATGTTTCTTATTTAACCCTTGTGTGATGACAGACAGCGTGATGTCACTGACCCTCCTCCTGTGCGGCCCTGGCGGCTCGGGCCCGAGCCTGTTCCACACTGATCGGCTTCTCTCTGTGCTGCTGCTGAATGGACAGAGGGACCACAGGAATGTCTGGAAGCTTCTCTCTCCATTCAGGCCCGTCCTGCTCAATCAGTAATTTGGTGATCCTGGTAGGTAACACAGAGTTGAGCATAAAAATGACAAAGGTGATTGAAAGGATTGATTTGcacacttttttgtttgtttttttgtggttaAATGTTAATGAATGAGTAACCAGTCATGAGGgcactgtccatggtgctgaacaaGTTACCTGAACTCTACACTGTGACGCAGTGTTCTGGGTGCACACCAAGAACACCCAAAACATCaagcacaacaacaaaaatattgttattaaaaacaataataataataataataccattaataataatgataacaatccATGTTAAACACCAAACAAATAGTaataatggaaataaaaacagtctTGAACATCAACAATAATAAAAGTGTTAAAGGCCAACAAGaacagaaataataatgaaaaacagTGCTAAATGTACACCCAAAAAGGGATTAATAATAAACAATGCTGAACACCAACAAAACAATAGTAATAATTATATAATACTAATTTAAAAAACAGTGCTATACACGAAAAACAGGACTAATAATTAACAGTGTTGAACACCAACAAAATAGTATTAATAATCACAAAAAACAGTGCTATACATAAAAAACAGGATTAATAATAAACAATGTTGAACACCAACaaaatagtattaataataaaaaaatagtgCTATACACAAAAAACTGGATTAATAAACAATGTTGAGCACcaacaaaataatattaataataataaaataaatagtgcTATACACCAAAAATCTGGATTAATAATAAACAATGTTGAATACcaacaaaataatattaataataataaaataaatagtgcTATACACCAAAAATCTGGATTAATAATAAACAATGTTGAATACcaacaaaataatattaataataacaaaataaatggtGCTATACACCCAAAAAGCTGGATTAATAATAAAGAATGCTGAACaccaacaacaaaagtaataataataataattataataatttcaAAAACAGTGCTATACACGAAAAACAGgattaataataaataacacTGAACACTGACAAAACAGTGCTATACACAAAAAATCTGGGTTGATAATAAACAATGCTGAACACCAACAAaatagtagtattagtagtaatactactactaataataaaaatgttaaaaaccaacaaaaattgcaataataataaaaacaccaaaAAGTAGCAATAGTAGGAAGCCAAACTGCACATAATCATTTGTGACACTTTGATGCTATATTGGTTACAATGTTATTGCCTATTGAATCCCATTGCTGTGTCCTAGTGGCAGAGAGCATTAAAAAGTTACAGGATGCTTAGAAAGGAAATCATGCAGACTCATCATCATGAGAGAACAGCATCATTTCTGACCCAACTCTGTTAAGTAGAATTCTGAGTTTTTATAGGAATAAAGACCAGGGAAACCTAACTTTATTGACTTTATTTTAAAATCCTGAAAGGTTATGTGATGAGAGTGTATAAAATGTTGCATAACGGtctaatgaagaaaaaaaaaaatcctgtttctGTGGCAACGCTCTCAAAATCAATTATAAGGAGTCTACAGAGAAGGTTGTTGCCTCCTACAAGGGCCACTTGAACATTAACTGTTTCACATGAGGTGCAGGGTGAATGGTGCTTCTTGTGAATGTAATCGAAGTAGCCGGTTGCATGATTAAGCGCAGCTCAATGTCACATGTGAAATATGACATCACATTGTCATCTTTGATTTTGCATTTTCAATACAACCAGTGGTAATGTTGATGGTCACCAAACCTCAGCTTtagaaattaaataaactgataaaacaagctcatttcaatctATGTGTGACTTCAAAACTACACATATGTTgagagagaatgaagaagtgtTAGCTTCTGCTACATTTAGACAAATATtgcttctgcagggttgtgtagaTTTGAGACCGTGTTATTTGAATTTTATCATGCAGCCACCGTGAAAACAATtggaaaacaagagcaatctgagatttctaagGTCCACCAATCCGGATGACCTCCAACATTCAAGAGagtgttccatgccctaatacctatgtgtggtgcaaatttcgtcaaaatctgtgcagtagttttgacgtaatcctgctaacagacagaaagacagggaAATAAatgaacactgatgattttattacatccttggtagaTGTAACAAGGCCACCAGATGGTTGCACTTCCTcgctgctgctgtttttttttaagacttcagGGGTGTGATATATTTGTGAGCCCCAGGTGTACACAAGTCTATGCAGAATATCACATTTCTATATCGTTTAGTTCCTGCACAGTCCTTAATGTATTTTAGACATCTATGGTATATTACATAAAGAAGACAAAGTTGAATTTTGGgatgatgtgccatgtcaaaatTCACTAGACTTGAAAGGCTTTGccctcattatatgcccttttaatgtTGTGAGTCACAAGATAATAGCATGTACATTTGTTAGTTAtaaatcagttaaaaaaaagtctGGGGTACATTACAACTAAGATAGCTAAGTGTGTTGAGATAACCTGTGGATGCTGTCGTGGGCTGCTTGTACCCCCGTGTCTATCTGCAGGACAGTCTTGTAATCTACGTAGGCCTTTCTGTAGCGCTCCAGTGACTCATAAGCCATAGCTCTGCGCAGCAAAGGCTTCAAAGAGTAGGGCTGCAGCTCCAGAGCCCTAAGAGGATCAGAGAGGCATGACGGATGAAACTCTCAACACCCTGCACACACTGTCACAGGTAGATCTGCAGCTCTTCATTAAAAAGCAGAAAGCACACATGCAGGTGTCGCCGGCAGTTACGTACTTGGTGCAGTCCTGAATGCAGTCGGCGCTGTTTCCATCCTTGAGGTAGCAGGCCGCTCTGTTGGAGTAGAGGATGCACAAGTCTTCTGGACTGTCAATGCCTGCAGGACAAAAAATTCAAGTACATTATATTAACATTTACTCTGGTACACAGAAAATAATTTGCAGGAGTGATGACCAAAAGCAGCATCACGGTGGCATACGTAGTCTACGTGGCGATAATGAGACTGTCCTAAGATGCTGAGTGGATGATAGAAAGATGGATGTCTTGCTCATCAATTATTTTCTACTCCTGTAGGCCTTATCAGCATTCTGGCGATCGCTAAGAGACCGTTGCAGAGGTCACACTCCTGCAGGAGGCACACTGCTTGTTAGACGGAAACATTTAAGTGATACTGAAAGACTAAGTCCAATACATTAGCTGCAGAAAAAGGTTTTTACGCGGATCAGCTACAAAAGCAAATGTTAGCAAAATGCTTTTACAAGTAAGGCACAGCATTCAATCCTACCCCAGAACCCTACGACTCCATTCGAGTAAGTACAGTACTGTTGACTTGAGCTACTACTGAGTTCATCCCAAATCCACCATAACACACACCACTGTGCTCGCCAATCTGGTGAGTAAAATGTGAACTGAAAACTGACATGAGATGCAATGAATTATTGAGATGAACAAGTTGACTTGCACCCGATACTCTCGCAGAGACTAATACACCAGTAAGAAGCAGCTTTTAGTCGGTCGCCCATCTGTTGTTCCAGCATTAAGACACAGTACTGTCTGTCCATCACCTGCTTCAGCACATCCATCAATGGCTCGGGTGTACTTGTCCAGGGCATCCCCAAACTGGCCGTGTTTGAAGAGGTGGTTCCCCTCGTTCTTGAGTCTGCCCAGGTGAGGAGGTAAGGCCCCAGCCGGGGCGTCCAGATAACTCATGTCCACCgcagagctgctcagctccatctGTCCACCGGCAGGACTCTTTTCTCTCCGAGTGCCGTTGGCCACCCCTTTCTCGGAATCTCTCTGAACAGGGGGGTTCTTCAAGCTGCCAGCTCCCTGGTTGCGTGTCCTGCTCCCCGCTGAGGCCTGATCCGGTCTAACGCCCCCTCCTCCGCCGCCTGGGGGTTTTTCCTGTGTGTTCCCCATAGCTGTCTGCAGTCTGTCCAAACTCTTCCTGCCTCACTCCCTCCCAGCCTCTCCTCTCAAAAGCCGCAGCTACATCTAACTCACCGGCTGGGGATTTCTGTTGGACACGCCCCCCACGTGTGACGTCACTGGATTGGGGATTGGGGGGGTGTAGGCTGATAATGTTGCAGAGCTGCAGCAGGTTTGCACTGACGGGAAAACCTAACTTCACACTCCAATGAGACAAAACATTCAGGAATATGAAAACACAGAGTGTGAAGAATAAAACAGGAACAAGATGTAAATGcggagaaataaataaattagtttGCAAACAGTTGGACTGTGATGGCATTTTAACTGTTTTATTGAATATAGGTCACATTATTTAGgcctgtggttccagctctctccAACATGGATCCCATCTCCCGAGGGTGTGATACTAGTTGGTATTTGCTGGAGAGTATGTATGACCAATCCAAGACGGTTTTCTCCTCAGTTCTTGCTGTCACTGCCACATGAACCCTCATCAATACAAGTCATGAAATTCACTAATCTGTACATAATGGAAGCACCTTAGTTTTAATACTATTAATGCTTTTATTCATGTCATTCTTGCATTCATGTCTTTAAAAGACAAATATTCAGCACTTCCCTCTGCTCCCTGCAGCTGCTCTGATGAATTAAAAGACTGACAGTAAGTTCAAAATTTATGATATGGTGTTCAACCAGATGCCATTACAGAAAACTGGGCACCCCAGAAGAGAAATGATTACACAGCCCACAGTATTTAATGAAACTGGGTCAAAATAAGTGAAATTGAAGATAACTGTATAAGCAATAATTACCTAAAATTACAGCTGAATAAGTGTAATGGTTCAGAAAATATACCATTACAAAAAACCCTGGGGTTTGGACCCCAGCAGTACTGATTTGGGTTAATACACacatggacaaaattgttggtatgtttatattttatgtacacattttaatatatgaccagaaataaatgcaaacaaaacaattttgtttaatcaaaatatatgtatttttaatgtccaaagtatttggcaacaagaataaaacaaaatgctttcataaagtgaaGCAAAAAGTCCAGACATAAAAAGCATGCCGGACACAATTATTGGCACTCcgtgatgaatttacagtaaatcatcacttttacagtattttctttagacaagtcatgggatggatacatgaacattttttcactttgtagatggtccctaAGCTTCTGTTTCACAGCCACCTGCTCCTACATTTATTTTTCCGGCTCAGAGGACGGCTTATATGGACAAAAATGaggttgtagcttgttgtctaccttcctgaggttagaaattaGTGTTGCTTATTTTTgtacgtttctcttaagattattgagccatttaccggagggggaggtttctgtcctctgtgagtttgacggGTGGACTATCCCAGTCAAAGTCCTCACCTGACACCGTCCCCAGAGCAGGACACAACCAGTGGGGTCgggtgcttgacaccagaagcaagagctgctcAGATCACCTCCCAACATCACCGGCtgaggttgaaataaaaggattaataaatggaatagttgtttggtctccaaaataaaggtcaaacaaggtcgacatcaattggattctatgacgtatgacatatgttaccccgtaacataactaaggatgagagatggtgcaaactattccttttaaatgcTATTAATGCAACCAataattagcatttttttttttaccaaaattggagcaactttaacttttgacccctgtacaaacttaaactgacctttttcaccatttttgctgtgtttaccgcataactccatggaattcagtcatagatagtacaaactatacctttttgtaattgttatgatcagacaaatattgtggtatagttttcagcatgactggagcatttttaaattttgacccctgtgtaattctttattgacccctgtagctcagtaGGTCAGCTCCACGATGGCTCCATatatgaaaataaacattattccatgcttttatcacaaaatgaacattttttaatggaatttttagctaagctgcaccaccatATTACTCTTGTGGGATCCATAACTGGACTCTTTAGACAGCATTGGTGGACTTATGAGTTGGTaatcttttttatttacattgtcaCACTacaaaaagagtaaataaacacaaacacacacacacacacacacacacacacaaaaaactataAAACTTTAACTGTCATCTTCATCGTGCATCAAAAACCACCACTGAAATTAAACAGTCAAGGAAACAAAGTTCTTGTATGCACATAAATTAGACTCAAAAATCCATTAATCTTATGGCACAAAATACATTTCCTCGATCTCAGTGTTATTCAACAGGACAGCCAGTTCTTATTCACCTCAAAATGAGTAAATTTCCTTCAGCTAATGTCTCCCACTCTAGTTCATGCTGTCATGTAcaccttaagcctggttcacatggcacacacgtggagaaaaaaaaaaaaaaaaaaaatcatagatctaacaggtttggtcgtccaGTGTGTGGCGTTTAGCCAcactttcacacatgaacattcccaggtcagacaggaaatcttgcaaaatctctcaagattaaacgtgaattaagagtaaacaaacggagatactttgtggactatttaaaacgggGGGGGGACGACGACACAATAAGAAAaggaaaaggcattctttaaaggagtggagacaatgcgaccaccggactttctggtaagtcagaacagctgttttgattttattttctgctccatgcatccgtcacctcgctttgtttggctgcacgtcacattcagcaggctatgtgctcgtttgtggttggaggacaccacacacactgcgatattgggccaagacaatccaacatgttgaatatccccaatcTGCGATCGGAGAGCTCCtgatgtccttctgagcagatcagaacgCTGTTaagacaccacacacagcaggaatatctgatattatcatctttagcgtcatcacgattgtcggggcatccttaaaattgtcggaaggggaagatcgggtcagctattggcctaattatcttgccgtgtgaaccaagcattacagacacataaacagctaaacattttatttgtttataaacaaacaaacaaacataaaaaaaaaaaaaaaaaacatttttcttaaagGATACATCTTTTTGTTCTCTTCTTGTACATGATCCTGTAGCCGCATTCTCTACATCGGATTGGATCACGGGCCTTGATTTCATTCTCAGCGTGACATTCTGTAAGTAACGACAGAAACTGTGTTAAAAAAATACTCTTACAATAATGACACGATCCACAAAGTACACCTATGTAATTATTCAGGAATAAAGTTTGTTTTGTTGAACATTTCCAGCAAAACCTAGTTTGGAAggataattgaaaaatcttaagACTTGTGGATGTTCAATAAaacctttgtttaaaaaaaaataaataaataaaaacaagaagTGGTGATGGGCCTGGCGCCGTTGTCAGGAGCACTCTAGCAATCAATTTCTTTCGACACAAAGTTGAAAATGAAAGTACCCAATGAGGAAGTGCTGGCAAAAGTAGTTACAGTAAGATGTGTTACCAATGGCAATTTTCAAGTGAACATGATTCATATATTTGGCCATAGATCAGAGGCTGTTAGAGTGACCATTACAAAACTTTCAGGGAATGCCACGGAGACAATAAACTAACATTGACAAGAATATCGAAAAATTTGAAAGATGAAtattactttatttatttgcGCGGGGGGGCACATCTGAAGAATTTAATTTGTTGTAAGTTTATTCTGGTTGATACTATGAAAAAGGTgttgaaaagagctttaaaattaCACCAAAACAAGCTCTCAAACTGCTGTACCTTCTGAGATATGGACATTTAAATTTGTGACGGTGCACTGATTAGATTAAAATTCATTCTGCGTATCTCTATAATTAAGAGAACATGAGCAAACAGATGAGAGTTCTGGGCGTTACTCATGAATACCAACAATTAAGACCTACACAATTCTGTAAGATGTCAGCAGATTCTTCATTGATGTGACACAGAATGACCCAACCAACTACAACATCTGGcccatcacacagacaaaaccatACTGCGATTTCAAAAATGCATGTACAAGTTTACAGAAGATGAACCACATAGGAAATTTATTATTCTTTTTTGTGCATTTCAGAGAAATAAAACCCTACATCTTGTTAGAAAAAGTGCTCTGCAAGTTTGAAAAGTTGCCGTGGCACTGGCTTTTTAGTCTTCTTCTAGGTCAGGTCTGGTAGCATATATT is a genomic window containing:
- the spag1a gene encoding sperm-associated antigen 1A, with the protein product MGNTQEKPPGGGGGGVRPDQASAGSRTRNQGAGSLKNPPVQRDSEKGVANGTRREKSPAGGQMELSSSAVDMSYLDAPAGALPPHLGRLKNEGNHLFKHGQFGDALDKYTRAIDGCAEAGIDSPEDLCILYSNRAACYLKDGNSADCIQDCTKALELQPYSLKPLLRRAMAYESLERYRKAYVDYKTVLQIDTGVQAAHDSIHRITKLLIEQDGPEWREKLPDIPVVPLSIQQQHREKPISVEQARARAARAAQEEARRRETRFTALKQEGNEMVKQGHFSDALEKYSECLAIKPKECAVYTNRAICFLKLHRFEEAKQDCDSVLELEPSNKKAFYRRALAHKGLQDYLSASTDLQEVLQLDPNVHEAEQELEVVTELLRRSLMDTPRV
- the polr2k gene encoding DNA-directed RNA polymerases I, II, and III subunit RPABC4, translating into MDSQKDLQPPKQQPMIYICGECHAENEIKARDPIRCRECGYRIMYKKRTKRLVVFDAR